Proteins encoded together in one Eublepharis macularius isolate TG4126 chromosome 2, MPM_Emac_v1.0, whole genome shotgun sequence window:
- the EXOC5 gene encoding exocyst complex component 5 — protein MEEAWLGRRAGGLRGRPRDKESDGPGGAGPMAAELFEEPFVADEYIERLAWRTPGGGSRGGVEAFDPKRLQEEFVNHIQELKLLDERIQRRVEKLEQQVQREAKEFAKKVQELQKSNQVAFQHFQELDEHVSYVATKVCHLGDLLEGVNTPRQRLVEAHKLMKYFNEFLDGELKSDVFTNPEKIEEAADIIQKLHLIAQELPFDRFSEVKTKIASNYHSLECQLIQEFANAQRRGQISRMREVAAVLLHFKGYSHCVDVYIKQCQEGAYVRNDIFEDTAALCQTVNKQVGDIFSSPETVLAKLIQSIFEVRLQSYIKDQLEEHKKSDAEQYLQTLYDLYTRTTNLSSKLMEFNLGTDKQTFLSKLIKSIFASYLENYVEVEIGYLRGRSSVILQRYYESKNHQKRAIGSGGIQDLKERIRQRTNLPLGPSIDTHGETFLSQEVVVNLLQETKQAFERCHRLSDPSDLPKNAFRIFSLLVEFLCIEHIDYALETGLAGIPSPDSKNANLYFLDVVNQANTIFHLFDKQFNDHLMPLVSSSPKLSECLQKKKDITAQMEVKLDMGIDRTLNCMIGQMKHILAAEQKKTDFKPEDENNVLIQYTNACSKVCAYVRKQVEKVRNSMDGKNVDTVLMEFGVRFHRLVYEHLQQYSYSCMGGMLAICDVAEYRKCAKEFKIALVLQLFDTLHSLCNLLVVAPDNLKQVCSGEQLAILDKNILHSFVQLRLDYRSARLGRHFS, from the exons GAGCCTTTTGTGGCCGATGAGTACATTGAACGCCTGGCATGGCGGACTCCCGGTGGAGGTTCCCGAGGTGGCGTGGAAGCTTTTGATCCCAAAAG ATTACAGGAAGAGTTTGTAAATCATATTCAAGAGCTGAAGTTGCTGGATGAGAGAATCCAGAGAAGAGTGGAAAAACTGGAGCAGCAAGTCCAGAGAGAAGCAAAGGAATTTGCCAAGAAAGTGCAAGAGCTTCAGAAAAGCAACCAG GTTGCCTTCCAACACTTCCAAGAACTAGATGAGCACGTCAGCTATGTGGCCACTAAAGTCTGTCACCTTGGCGACCTGCTGGAAGGGGTAAACACGCCACGGCAGCGCCTTGTGGAGGCTCACAAACTGATGAAATACTTTAATGAGTTTCTCGATGGAGAGCTGAAGTCTGACGTTTTCACCAACCCTGAAAAG ATTGAAGAGGCAGCTGATATTATCCAGAAGCTGCACCTGATAGCACAGGAATTACCTTTTGACAG GTTTTCGGAAGTGAAAACCAAAATAGCAA GTAACTACCACAGTCTCGAGTGCCAACTGATCCAGGAGTTTGCGAATGCTCAGCGAAGGGGGCAGATCTCCAGGATGAGAGAAGTGGCTGCTGTCTTGCTTCACTTCAAG GGCTATTCCCACTGTGTTGATGTGTATATAAAACAGTGCCAAGAG GGAGCCTACGTGAGGAATGATATATTTGAAGATACAGCTGCTCTCTGCCAGACTGTGAACAAGCAAGTGGGAGATATATTTAGCAGTCCTGAGACCGTCTTGGCGAAACTTATCCAGAGTATCTTTGAAGTCAGACTTCAG AGTTATATAAAAGATCAGTTGGAAGAACATAAGAAATCAGATGCGGAGCAGTATCTTCAGACCCTCTATGACCTGTATACAAG GACTACTAATCTTTCAAGCAAATTGATGGAGTTTAACTTGGGCACCGATAAGCAGACTTTCTTGTCTAAGCTTATCAAATCTATCTTCGCTTCCTACTTGGAGAATTACGTCGAGGTGGAAATTGGTTATTTGAGAGGCAGGAGCTCTGTGATTTTGCAGCGCTATTATGAGTCGAAAAACCACCAGAAGAGGGCCATTGGAAGCGGAGG TATTCAGGACCTCAAAGAGAGAATAAGGCAGCGGACCAACCTGCCTCTGGGCCCAAGCATTGATACTCATGGCGAAACCTTCCTGTCCCAGGAAGTAGTGGTTAATCTCTTACAAGAAACCAAGCAAGCTTTTGAAAGGTGCCACAGG ctctcTGATCCTTCAGATTTGCCGAAGAACGCCTTCAGAATTTTCTCATTGCTTGTGGAGTTCTTATGCATCGAGCACATCGACTATGCTTTGGAAACTGGGCTGGCTG GTATTCCTTCACCAGACTCGAAGAATGCAAACCTTTATTTCCTGGATGTTGTCAACCAAGCCAATACCATTTTTCATCTCTTTGACAAGCAGTTCAACGATCACCTGATGCCCTTAGTCAG CTCTTCCCCTAAGCTCTCGGAATGCCTACAGAAGAAGAAGGACATCACGGCACAAATGGAGGTGAAGCTGGACATGGGCATCGATAG GACGCTGAATTGCATGATTGGACAGATGAAGCACATCTTGGCCGCAGAACAAAAGAAGACCGATTTCAAACCGGAAGACGAGAATAATGTTCTGATTCAGTACACCAAT GCATGTTCCAAAGTTTGTGCCTACGTCAGAAAGCAAGTGGAAAAGGTCAGGAATTCTATGGATGGCAAGAACGTAGACACTGTTCTGATGGAGTTTGGAGTCCGTTTCCATCGGCTCGTCTACGAGCATCTACAGCAATATTCCTACAGTTGCATGGGGGGCATGTTGGCCATCTGCGATGTGGCTGAGTACAGGAAGTGTGCCAAAGAGTTCAAG ATTGCACTCGTCTTGCAGCTTTTCGACACACTTCATTCCCTTTGCAACCTCCTCGTCGTTGCTCCGGATAACTTGAAGCAGGTCTGCTCGGGGGAGCAGCTGGCTATTCTGGACAAGAACATCCTGCATTCCTTTGTACAGCTTCGCCTCGACTACAGATCTGCTCGGCTCGGTCGCCACTTCAGCTGA